In the genome of cyanobacterium endosymbiont of Braarudosphaera bigelowii, one region contains:
- a CDS encoding DUF3038 domain-containing protein has translation MSLIITNSVIIDRWVNEPLSKFSITEKLSYIHVYLDIVLLASESLIPITADTIFRSSLDLGINTYLSKEIKLWSNQDIKESRDFLKGCTARQTRLSIILICYVIGQHQELIRRAVTLLEQMTEQNKDPKESKLLGKYFSNFNYYYNCKMKGTKKLSIEEEFQFASKLLLDLLFYSSDNGYIRLWLTSLNYSSLNSIQNLHDIVE, from the coding sequence ATGTCTTTAATTATTACTAATTCTGTCATAATAGACCGTTGGGTAAATGAACCCTTAAGTAAGTTCTCTATCACTGAAAAACTTAGCTATATTCATGTTTATTTAGATATAGTTTTGCTAGCTAGTGAGTCCTTAATTCCTATTACTGCAGACACAATATTTAGATCTTCTTTGGATCTAGGAATTAATACATACTTATCAAAAGAAATTAAACTGTGGTCTAATCAAGATATTAAAGAATCTCGAGACTTCTTGAAAGGTTGCACTGCGAGACAAACAAGATTGTCAATAATTCTTATATGTTATGTTATTGGGCAACATCAGGAATTAATCCGAAGAGCAGTTACTTTACTTGAACAAATGACCGAGCAAAATAAAGACCCAAAAGAGAGTAAATTACTTGGTAAATACTTTAGTAATTTTAATTACTATTATAATTGTAAGATGAAAGGAACCAAGAAACTATCCATTGAAGAAGAATTTCAATTTGCTTCCAAGCTATTATTAGACTTATTGTTTTACAGTTCAGATAATGGATATATTCGTTTGTGGT